From one Streptomyces mobaraensis genomic stretch:
- a CDS encoding ABC transporter permease — MAELAISARRLPKGAVSAALVAVTVLTVLLVPLFVPLDEQAVDLAAKLRAPSAAHPFGTDEVGRDLLLRSVYGLRVSLLVGAVAALVATVVGTAVGALAGALGGWADRVVMRVVDLFSSVPHLLLGIFVVAMFRPGVGPVIASIAVTHWLSTARIVRAEVLSLRSRPFVDAAVSGGSSRLRIAVRHLLPGVLPQAGLAAVLMIPHAIWHESALSFLGLGLPTHQASLGNMVQAARGSLLAGDWWPTLFPGLFIIVPTLAVAGLAAAWRERLSPRRRSELTL, encoded by the coding sequence ATGGCTGAGCTCGCGATATCCGCCCGGCGCCTCCCCAAGGGCGCGGTGAGCGCCGCCCTCGTCGCGGTCACCGTGCTCACCGTCCTCCTGGTCCCGCTCTTCGTCCCCCTCGACGAACAGGCCGTCGACCTGGCCGCCAAGCTCCGGGCGCCGAGCGCCGCCCACCCCTTCGGCACCGACGAGGTCGGCCGCGACCTGCTGCTCCGCTCCGTCTACGGGCTGCGGGTCTCGCTCCTCGTCGGCGCGGTCGCCGCCCTCGTCGCCACCGTCGTCGGCACGGCGGTGGGCGCCCTCGCCGGGGCGCTCGGCGGCTGGGCCGACCGCGTCGTCATGCGCGTCGTCGACCTCTTCTCCTCCGTGCCGCACCTGCTGCTCGGCATCTTCGTGGTGGCGATGTTCCGCCCCGGCGTCGGCCCGGTCATCGCGTCCATCGCCGTCACCCACTGGCTGTCCACCGCCCGCATCGTCCGCGCCGAGGTGCTGTCGCTGCGCTCCCGCCCGTTCGTCGACGCGGCCGTCTCCGGCGGCTCGTCGCGGCTGCGGATCGCCGTACGGCACCTGCTGCCGGGCGTCCTGCCGCAGGCCGGGCTGGCCGCCGTGCTGATGATCCCGCACGCGATCTGGCACGAGTCGGCCCTGTCGTTCCTGGGTCTGGGCCTGCCCACCCACCAGGCCAGCCTGGGCAACATGGTGCAGGCCGCGCGCGGTTCGCTGCTGGCCGGAGACTGGTGGCCGACCCTCTTCCCCGGCCTGTTCATCATCGTCCCCACCCTGGCCGTCGCGGGCCTGGCGGCCGCCTGGCGCGAACGCCTCTCGCCCCGGCGGCGATCGGAGCTGACGCTGTGA
- a CDS encoding ABC transporter permease, with protein MGRMAGRRLLAAVPVLLVVTFAVFAVAAASPFDPARVYAGGGGPGTGQDVLDQLRHNLGADRPFAARWWDWLTAALGGDLGVSTTLRQPVAQAIGERIGWSVLLCGTAFAAAVLAGTALGVLAARRRGGLLDRAVTSLAYVLEAAPPFWLGLLAVWFFALKTGALPAGGLTDTGSDTVTAGQVASHLVLPSAVLAVTQLPWFVLYVRQGVGDALDEDPVRGARARGLSERTVLLGHALRSGLLPVLTLIGSRVPELITGALLVETVFSWPGIASATVDAATGADFPLLAALTVLATAAVLIGNLLSDVLYGLADPRVGFDG; from the coding sequence ATGGGCCGCATGGCGGGACGGCGGCTGCTCGCCGCCGTCCCCGTCCTGCTCGTCGTGACCTTCGCCGTCTTCGCCGTCGCCGCCGCCTCCCCGTTCGACCCCGCCCGGGTCTACGCGGGCGGCGGCGGCCCCGGCACCGGACAGGACGTCCTCGACCAGCTCCGCCACAACCTGGGCGCCGACCGGCCGTTCGCCGCCCGCTGGTGGGACTGGCTGACCGCCGCCCTCGGCGGCGACCTCGGCGTCTCCACCACCCTGCGGCAGCCCGTCGCCCAGGCCATCGGCGAACGCATCGGCTGGTCCGTGCTGCTCTGCGGCACCGCCTTCGCCGCCGCCGTCCTGGCCGGCACCGCGCTCGGCGTGCTCGCCGCCCGGCGCCGCGGCGGGCTCCTCGACCGGGCCGTCACCTCCCTGGCGTACGTCCTGGAGGCGGCGCCGCCGTTCTGGCTCGGCCTGCTGGCCGTCTGGTTCTTCGCCCTCAAGACCGGCGCACTGCCCGCCGGCGGCCTCACCGACACCGGCAGCGACACCGTCACCGCCGGCCAGGTCGCCTCCCACCTGGTGCTGCCCTCGGCCGTCCTCGCCGTCACCCAGCTCCCGTGGTTCGTGCTGTACGTCCGCCAGGGCGTCGGCGACGCGCTCGACGAGGACCCGGTGCGCGGCGCCCGCGCCCGCGGCCTCTCCGAACGCACCGTGCTGCTGGGCCACGCCCTCCGCTCCGGACTGCTGCCGGTCCTCACCCTGATCGGCTCCCGCGTCCCCGAACTGATCACCGGAGCCCTGCTCGTGGAGACCGTCTTCAGCTGGCCGGGCATCGCCTCCGCCACCGTCGACGCGGCGACCGGCGCCGACTTCCCGCTGCTCGCCGCGCTCACCGTGCTGGCCACGGCCGCCGTACTGATCGGGAACCTGCTGTCCGACGTGCTGTACGGGCTGGCCGACCCGAGGGTGGGCTTCGATGGCTGA